The following nucleotide sequence is from Cyanobium sp. AMD-g.
TCGGGCCCAACCTTGGCAAGCTCTGGTGGCTGCTGCTGCCGACCGGCCTGGCCGCGGGCAGCTACCTGTACCTGCGCAGCCAGGAAGGCGCGAACTGAAGGACGCCGATCAGCCTTCCCCGGCCTCCAGCAGATGGCGCTGCACCCAGCCGGCCAGCAGGGCCCCGACGATCGGCGCCAACCAGAACAGCCAGAGCTGCCCGATGGCCTCACCGCCCACCCAGAGGGCCACACCGGTGCTGCGGGCAGGGTTCACCGAGGTGTTCGTCACTGGAATGCTGATCAGGTGGATGAGCACCAGGGAAAGGCCGATCGGCACCCCGGCAAAATCCTTGATCGCGTCGCGGTGCGTGGAGCCGAGGATCACCAGCAGGAAGAAGAAGGTCAGCAGCACCTCGGTGATCAGGGCGGCCCAGAATCCATAACCGCCCGGGGAATGGGCCCCGAAGCCGTTGGTGGCCAGCGGGTTGCTGCCGCTCAGCTCAAAGCCCTTGCGGCCACTAGCGATGGCGTAGAGAAGCCCACCGGCCATGACGCCGCCGAGCACCTGGGCCACGATGTAGGGCAGCAGGGCCGAGCTGGGAAAGCGGCCGCTGGCCCAGAGGCCGAAACTCACCGCCGGATTGATGTGGCAGCCGGAGACATGGCCGATGGCATAGGCCATGGTGAGCAGGGTCAGGCCGAAGGCCAGGGCCACCCCGACGAACCCGAGACCCAGCGGGTTGCTTTCCGCCTGGGCGTAGGGGAAGACGGCGGCCAGCACGGCGCTGCCGCAGCCACCGAACACGAGCCAGAAGGTGCCGATCAGTTCCGCCAGGAACCGCTTCGACATGGGAACGGCGACGGTCATGGCTGGGTGGTGTCCTGCGCGGTCTCCTCACCTTAATGACCGGTGCCGGACAGAATTCATCCCGAATCCGATGGGCCTGTTCCGGCGCCCTGGTCAACTGGCACGGGCCATCAGGGCCAGGGCGGCCTGCTCCCGGTCATCGAAATGCACCTTGGTGGTGCCGAGGATCTGGTAATCCTCATGGCCCTTGCCGGCGATCAGCACCAGATCCTGCGGCGCCG
It contains:
- the aqpZ gene encoding aquaporin Z, with the translated sequence MSKRFLAELIGTFWLVFGGCGSAVLAAVFPYAQAESNPLGLGFVGVALAFGLTLLTMAYAIGHVSGCHINPAVSFGLWASGRFPSSALLPYIVAQVLGGVMAGGLLYAIASGRKGFELSGSNPLATNGFGAHSPGGYGFWAALITEVLLTFFFLLVILGSTHRDAIKDFAGVPIGLSLVLIHLISIPVTNTSVNPARSTGVALWVGGEAIGQLWLFWLAPIVGALLAGWVQRHLLEAGEG